In a single window of the Pelagibacterium sp. 26DY04 genome:
- a CDS encoding polysaccharide biosynthesis/export family protein gives MRRLRISLILLPLLLAACAHSGAPSTYLVEQTGPYLLDSGDVLRVSVYGDPSLTNTYRVDDSGAIAMPLVGAVPARGITTTALSQRVASALAAGFMRNPNVAVEVAEYRPFFIQGAVGTSGQYPYVYGMTVRAAISAAGGFSDTASRDTSTIYRRQNDEMVKGNVELDFPIQPGDTIVISERWL, from the coding sequence ATGCGTCGGCTGCGCATTTCACTGATTCTGTTGCCGCTGTTGCTGGCAGCCTGCGCGCATAGTGGCGCGCCATCCACCTATCTCGTGGAGCAGACCGGACCCTATCTCTTGGACAGCGGCGATGTGCTGCGGGTCAGCGTTTATGGCGATCCCAGCCTCACCAACACCTATCGCGTCGATGATTCCGGGGCCATCGCCATGCCGCTGGTCGGTGCCGTACCGGCGCGCGGCATAACGACGACCGCCCTGTCCCAACGCGTCGCCTCCGCGCTCGCGGCCGGGTTCATGCGCAACCCCAATGTCGCCGTGGAAGTCGCCGAATACCGTCCCTTTTTCATCCAAGGCGCCGTCGGAACTTCCGGGCAATATCCGTACGTCTATGGCATGACCGTACGGGCCGCGATCAGCGCCGCCGGTGGCTTTTCCGATACCGCCAGCCGCGATACGTCGACGATCTATCGCCGGCAGAACGATGAGATGGTCAAGGGCAATGTCGAACTCGATTTCCCCATTCAGCCCGGGGACACCATCGTAATCTCCGAACGCTGGCTGTGA
- a CDS encoding glycosyltransferase family 4 protein, whose product MTDVKRLRILQVMRSPVGGLFRHVADLTRALAERGHMVGLIADSEAGDGQTDAKLAALEPVAALGIHRFPIPRLLGAHDFTTPLKIRSLARSLDVDILHGHGAKGGFGARLARIGGRRPATVYTPHGGALHFDPRTLSGGTFMAIERVLLGTTDALIFESAYAQRTFASHVAHPRCRQDVIHNGLADVEFETIEPARDAADFVFVGELRLLKGIDLIVDALAPLKRLDGTPATIIMAGDGPDAEMLRAKIGSLGLEQRVTLAGVQPARTMFTRGRCVLVPSRAESLPYIVMEAAAAGRPIIATNVGGIAEIFGPTSGRLIAADSADALRQAMTAFLANPSGAASEAQERRAFVRSRFSLSRMVDGIEALYRDLSS is encoded by the coding sequence GTGACGGACGTGAAGCGCCTGCGCATCCTCCAGGTCATGCGCTCGCCGGTAGGCGGGCTGTTCCGGCACGTCGCCGACCTTACGCGCGCGCTGGCGGAACGCGGGCACATGGTGGGCCTGATTGCCGACAGCGAAGCAGGTGATGGACAGACCGATGCCAAGCTCGCCGCACTCGAGCCCGTTGCCGCGCTGGGCATCCATCGCTTTCCCATTCCGCGTCTTTTGGGCGCGCACGATTTCACGACGCCACTGAAAATCAGATCGCTCGCCCGCTCGCTCGATGTCGATATCCTTCATGGCCACGGGGCAAAGGGTGGATTCGGCGCCCGCCTCGCGCGAATTGGCGGACGGCGCCCTGCCACCGTCTATACTCCGCATGGCGGCGCGCTGCATTTCGACCCGCGTACGCTATCGGGCGGCACCTTCATGGCCATCGAGCGCGTGCTGCTCGGGACAACCGACGCGCTGATCTTCGAAAGCGCCTATGCCCAACGCACATTCGCCAGCCATGTCGCCCACCCCCGCTGCCGGCAGGACGTCATCCATAACGGGCTGGCCGACGTCGAGTTCGAAACCATCGAACCTGCGCGCGATGCCGCCGATTTCGTGTTCGTGGGCGAGTTGCGGCTGCTCAAGGGGATCGATCTCATCGTAGATGCGCTGGCACCCCTCAAGCGCCTCGACGGCACTCCGGCAACCATCATCATGGCCGGGGATGGACCCGACGCCGAGATGCTGCGCGCCAAGATCGGCTCGCTCGGCCTGGAGCAGCGGGTGACGCTCGCCGGGGTGCAGCCTGCACGGACAATGTTCACGCGCGGCCGATGCGTCCTCGTTCCGTCGCGGGCGGAGTCCCTCCCCTATATCGTGATGGAAGCGGCAGCCGCCGGCCGGCCGATCATCGCCACCAATGTTGGCGGCATCGCCGAGATTTTCGGCCCCACCTCCGGCCGGCTGATTGCCGCGGACAGCGCCGATGCCTTGCGGCAAGCCATGACGGCCTTTCTTGCGAATCCCTCAGGCGCCGCATCAGAAGCGCAGGAACGCCGTGCCTTCGTCCGGTCCCGTTTCTCGCTGTCTCGCATGGTCGACGGTATCGAGGCGCTTTATCGCGATCTCTCAAGCTGA
- a CDS encoding undecaprenyl-phosphate glucose phosphotransferase produces the protein MFRVDPKQAVLGHISTAEAAAGVLGPDAEALARAPIVPGLSHKVVTGFAQLIETGLLLVLGLGIYFAYLGGVDAAIYVPLSLGIVIAANVAFNIARTHRIAAYRTGIKQVLHVLAGWASVFLLVVAGLFIFKAGELVSRVWLGSWLASGALLLVAFRLILRSVVLDWSAKGRLRRRTVIVGGGPVVETLVAAIRQAAASDIELIGLFDDRDDERSPRNVAGLTKLGRVADLVEFARRAQIELVIVSMPLSAETRVLEMLKQLWVLPVDIRLSAHMSKLRFTDKTYSYIGDLPVFDIADRPISDWNLVFKWIFDKLVATTAIVLLSPVMLATAIAVKATSKGPVLFRQKRHGFNNELIEVYKFRSMYTDMGDAKASKLVTRDDPRVTPVGRFIRKTSIDELPQLFNVLKGQLSIVGPRPHALEAKAANRLYHDAVDGYFARHKVRPGITGWAQINGWRGETDTVEKLMARVDHDLYYIENWSILLDLYILVMTPVSLFTKSENAF, from the coding sequence ATGTTCCGTGTCGACCCCAAGCAAGCGGTGCTCGGCCACATCTCCACTGCGGAAGCCGCTGCCGGCGTGCTCGGCCCCGACGCCGAGGCGCTGGCGCGCGCACCTATCGTGCCCGGTCTCTCGCACAAGGTGGTCACCGGCTTTGCCCAATTGATCGAAACCGGGCTGTTGCTTGTGCTGGGGCTGGGCATCTATTTCGCCTATCTCGGGGGCGTCGATGCGGCGATCTATGTGCCCCTCTCGCTCGGCATCGTCATTGCGGCAAACGTCGCCTTCAACATCGCCCGTACCCACCGTATCGCCGCCTACCGGACCGGCATCAAGCAAGTGCTGCACGTTCTGGCCGGTTGGGCCAGCGTGTTCCTGCTCGTGGTGGCCGGTCTCTTCATCTTCAAGGCAGGCGAACTGGTCTCGCGCGTGTGGCTCGGAAGCTGGCTCGCATCCGGCGCGCTGTTGCTCGTCGCCTTCCGGCTGATACTGAGATCGGTGGTTCTCGATTGGTCCGCAAAGGGGCGCCTGCGGCGACGCACGGTGATCGTTGGCGGCGGGCCGGTCGTTGAGACGCTCGTCGCGGCGATCCGGCAGGCCGCGGCCAGCGACATCGAGCTGATCGGCCTTTTCGACGACCGCGACGACGAACGCTCCCCGCGCAATGTGGCTGGCCTCACGAAGCTGGGCCGCGTCGCCGACCTGGTCGAATTCGCCCGTCGCGCCCAGATCGAACTGGTCATCGTTTCCATGCCGCTTTCGGCGGAAACGCGCGTTCTCGAAATGCTCAAGCAGCTCTGGGTGCTGCCGGTGGATATCCGGCTCAGCGCCCATATGAGCAAGCTGCGTTTCACCGACAAAACCTATTCCTATATCGGTGACCTGCCCGTCTTCGACATCGCCGACCGGCCGATTTCCGACTGGAACCTGGTCTTTAAATGGATTTTCGACAAGCTCGTCGCCACGACCGCCATCGTCCTGCTCTCCCCCGTGATGCTGGCGACCGCCATCGCCGTAAAGGCCACGAGCAAGGGCCCGGTCCTGTTCCGCCAGAAGCGCCACGGGTTCAACAACGAGCTGATCGAGGTCTATAAGTTCCGCTCGATGTATACCGATATGGGCGACGCCAAGGCGTCCAAGCTCGTGACCCGCGACGACCCGCGCGTCACCCCCGTGGGGCGGTTCATCCGCAAGACATCGATCGACGAGTTGCCGCAGCTCTTCAACGTGCTCAAAGGCCAGCTCTCGATTGTCGGCCCCCGGCCGCATGCGCTCGAGGCCAAGGCCGCCAATCGGCTATACCACGATGCCGTCGATGGCTATTTCGCCCGCCACAAGGTGCGTCCGGGCATCACCGGCTGGGCGCAGATTAATGGCTGGCGCGGCGAAACCGACACTGTCGAAAAGCTCATGGCCCGTGTGGACCATGATCTCTACTACATCGAAAACTGGTCGATCTTGCTCGACCTCTATATCCTCGTCATGACCCCTGTCTCGCTGTTCACCAAGAGCGAGAACGCGTTTTGA